A part of Streptomyces sp. DSM 40750 genomic DNA contains:
- a CDS encoding aminotransferase class I/II-fold pyridoxal phosphate-dependent enzyme produces MLGEYMITGRRAAEIAASVEQAVGAGQLEPGQLLPPMRELAERLGVNPNTVAAAYRTLRERGVIETAGRRGSRVRPRPATTGREYIRVDVPEGVRDLADGNPDTTLLPRLAEVFAAAAEQSDREPVLYGSSPVEPELVRIARADLDADGVPDGPVTVTSGSLDAIERVLAAHLKPGDAVAVEDPGWGSVLDLVPALGLRIVPVGVDDDGPLTDDVRTALEGGARALIITDRAQNPTGAAVGAARARALRSVLRGHPETLLIEDDHGYRIVDQPLHPLAGVTHSWAFVRSVAKAYGPDLRLAVLTGDAATVDRVRGRQRLGPGWVSRLVQRAVVRLWAGGSVDASAVAAAYGRRREALIGALARRGVEAHGVSGMNVWIRVPDETGAVARLLHAGWAVAPGARFRMSAPQGIRITVSTLTEEEIGRVADAVVSAIGPRPSRGYA; encoded by the coding sequence GTGCTAGGAGAATACATGATCACGGGGCGGCGCGCAGCGGAGATCGCGGCGAGTGTCGAGCAGGCGGTGGGGGCGGGACAGCTGGAACCCGGTCAACTGCTGCCGCCCATGCGGGAGTTGGCCGAGCGGCTCGGGGTGAATCCGAATACCGTCGCGGCCGCCTATCGCACGCTGCGCGAGCGCGGGGTCATCGAGACCGCCGGACGGCGGGGGAGTCGTGTGCGGCCCCGGCCGGCCACGACGGGGCGCGAGTACATCCGGGTGGACGTGCCGGAGGGGGTGCGTGACCTCGCCGACGGCAATCCCGACACGACGCTGCTGCCGCGCCTCGCGGAGGTGTTCGCGGCGGCCGCCGAGCAGAGCGACCGCGAGCCGGTGCTGTATGGATCGAGCCCCGTGGAGCCCGAGTTGGTGCGGATCGCGCGGGCCGACCTGGACGCCGACGGGGTGCCGGACGGGCCGGTCACCGTGACCTCCGGGTCGCTCGACGCCATCGAGCGGGTCCTTGCCGCCCATCTCAAGCCCGGGGACGCCGTGGCTGTCGAGGACCCCGGGTGGGGGAGCGTGCTCGACCTCGTGCCGGCGCTCGGCCTGCGGATCGTCCCGGTCGGCGTCGACGACGACGGGCCGCTCACGGACGACGTACGAACGGCGCTGGAGGGCGGGGCGCGGGCCCTGATCATCACCGACCGGGCGCAGAACCCGACCGGCGCGGCCGTCGGCGCCGCACGCGCGCGTGCCCTGCGATCCGTGCTCAGGGGGCATCCGGAGACCTTGCTCATCGAGGACGATCACGGCTACCGGATCGTCGACCAACCCCTCCATCCGCTGGCCGGCGTCACCCACAGCTGGGCCTTCGTGCGCTCGGTCGCCAAGGCGTACGGCCCCGATCTGCGGCTCGCGGTGCTCACCGGGGATGCCGCCACCGTCGATCGGGTGCGGGGACGGCAGCGGCTGGGCCCGGGCTGGGTGAGCCGGCTGGTGCAGCGGGCCGTCGTACGGCTGTGGGCCGGTGGCTCGGTGGACGCCTCGGCCGTGGCGGCGGCGTACGGGCGGCGGCGGGAGGCGCTGATCGGCGCCCTCGCGCGGCGCGGGGTCGAGGCGCACGGGGTCAGCGGGATGAACGTGTGGATCCGGGTGCCGGACGAGACCGGCGCGGTCGCCCGGCTGCTGCACGCCGGCTGGGCCGTCGCCCCCGGCGCCCGCTTCCGGATGAGCGCCCCGCAGGGGATCCGGATCACCGTCTCCACCCTCACCGAGGAGGAGATCGGGAGGGTGGCGGACGCGGTGGTCTCGGCGATCGGGCCGAGGCCGAGCAGGGGTTATGCGTGA
- a CDS encoding cysteine hydrolase, giving the protein MPSYGSESKRHRELSGLLDPATTVLLTVECQLGVVGPDGALPELARQARESGALARVARLVAAAHESGVQVLHAIAERRPDGRGANHNARLFRAAERLPVRQLTGSTAVRVAPPIEVAEEDLIVRRLHGLSPLAGTDVDALLRNLGCRTLIVTGVSANVAVPNAVFDAVNLGYTVVVPGDAIAGVPADYTPAMIRHTLALVATVATTDEVLACFRRPERRI; this is encoded by the coding sequence ATGCCGTCGTACGGGAGTGAGTCGAAGAGGCACCGGGAGCTGAGCGGGCTCCTCGATCCCGCCACCACCGTCCTGCTCACCGTCGAGTGCCAGCTCGGTGTCGTCGGACCGGACGGCGCGCTGCCCGAACTCGCCCGGCAGGCCCGGGAGTCGGGGGCGCTCGCGCGTGTGGCCCGGCTGGTCGCCGCGGCCCACGAGAGCGGGGTGCAGGTCCTGCACGCCATCGCCGAGCGGCGGCCCGACGGGCGGGGCGCCAACCACAACGCTCGCCTGTTCCGCGCGGCCGAACGGCTGCCCGTACGGCAGTTGACGGGGAGCACGGCCGTACGCGTCGCGCCGCCCATCGAGGTCGCCGAGGAGGACCTGATCGTACGGCGGCTGCACGGGCTGTCCCCGCTGGCGGGCACCGATGTGGACGCGTTGCTGCGCAACCTGGGGTGCCGCACACTGATCGTCACCGGTGTCTCGGCCAACGTGGCCGTGCCGAACGCGGTGTTCGACGCGGTGAACCTCGGCTACACGGTCGTCGTGCCCGGGGACGCCATCGCGGGGGTGCCTGCCGACTACACCCCCGCGATGATCCGCCACACCCTCGCGTTGGTCGCCACGGTCGCGACCACGGACGAGGTGCTGGCCTGTTTCAGACGGCCCGAGCGGCGGATATGA
- a CDS encoding EamA family transporter produces MPVFTSQGSQGQRGRSVGLVLALGSAVAFGGSGTAAKPLIEAGLDPLHVVWLRIVGAALVMLPLAVRHRDLVRRRPALLVGFGLLAVAGVQAFYFASISRIPVGVALLVEYLGPAIVLGWVRFVQRRPVTRAAAVGVVLAVGGLACVVEIWSGLSFDPLGLLFALGAACCQAGYFVLSDQGSDAGAEAPDPLGVIAYGLLVGAVVLTVVARPWGMDWAVLGGTVRMGGTPVAAWLLLGWVVLIATVVAYMTGVVAVRRLSPQVAGVVGCLEAVVATVLAWVLLGEHLSAPQIVGGAVVLAGAFVAQRSTPSKGAPRTVAAGGERVEPELSVGPGR; encoded by the coding sequence GTGCCGGTGTTTACGTCTCAGGGGAGTCAGGGGCAACGCGGGCGGAGTGTCGGGCTGGTGCTCGCGCTCGGGTCCGCGGTCGCCTTCGGTGGATCGGGTACCGCGGCCAAGCCGCTCATCGAGGCGGGGCTCGACCCGCTGCACGTGGTGTGGCTGCGGATCGTGGGCGCCGCGCTGGTGATGCTGCCGTTGGCCGTGCGCCACCGGGACCTGGTGCGCCGGCGGCCCGCGCTGCTCGTCGGCTTCGGGCTGTTGGCCGTGGCCGGTGTGCAGGCCTTCTACTTCGCCTCGATCTCCCGCATCCCTGTCGGCGTCGCCCTCCTCGTGGAGTACCTCGGGCCGGCGATCGTTCTCGGCTGGGTGCGGTTCGTGCAGCGGCGGCCGGTGACACGGGCCGCGGCGGTCGGGGTCGTCCTCGCGGTCGGCGGCCTCGCCTGTGTCGTCGAGATCTGGTCGGGGCTGAGCTTCGATCCGCTGGGGCTGCTGTTCGCGCTCGGGGCGGCCTGCTGTCAGGCCGGGTACTTCGTGCTGTCCGACCAGGGGAGTGACGCGGGGGCGGAGGCGCCGGATCCGCTCGGGGTCATCGCCTACGGGCTGCTCGTGGGTGCGGTGGTGCTCACGGTGGTGGCCCGGCCCTGGGGGATGGACTGGGCCGTGCTCGGGGGGACGGTGCGGATGGGTGGGACGCCGGTTGCCGCGTGGTTGCTGCTCGGGTGGGTGGTGCTGATCGCCACGGTGGTGGCGTACATGACCGGCGTGGTGGCTGTGCGGCGGTTGTCTCCGCAGGTGGCGGGGGTGGTGGGGTGTCTTGAGGCGGTTGTCGCGACCGTGCTCGCGTGGGTGTTGCTGGGGGAGCATCTGTCGGCGCCGCAGATTGTGGGTGGGGCGGTGGTGTTGGCCGGAGCGTTTGTCGCGCAGCGGTCCACGCCGTCGAAGGGGGCGCCGCGGACGGTGGCGGCCGGTGGGGAGAGGGTTGAACCCGAGCTGTCGGTGGGGCCTGGTCGATGA
- a CDS encoding SDR family NAD(P)-dependent oxidoreductase yields the protein MISNSYLSELFSLEGRVAVVTGGSSGIGKAVTGALARAGASVVIVARKEAELTATVDELAADGCRAAWVSGDLSTRVGVRAAAEQAAQAFGEPDILVNSAGINLRPPMNELGEDVWDATMAVNLEAPFLLGQRFGPGMAERGFGRIIHITSQQAHRAFVRSGAYGVSKGALESLARSQAEEWSPHGVTCNTLVPGFVPTPLNTRLSSDPEKVAALAARTLAGRNGLADDFAGAAVFLAGRSSGYITGQAIFVDGGFSVH from the coding sequence ATGATCTCCAACAGCTACCTCTCCGAACTGTTCTCGCTGGAGGGGCGAGTCGCCGTGGTGACCGGCGGCAGCTCCGGCATCGGCAAGGCCGTCACCGGGGCTCTCGCACGGGCGGGGGCGAGCGTGGTGATCGTCGCGCGCAAGGAGGCGGAGCTGACGGCCACCGTCGACGAACTGGCGGCGGACGGCTGCCGGGCAGCCTGGGTGAGCGGCGACCTGAGCACCCGAGTCGGCGTACGCGCGGCGGCGGAGCAGGCGGCCCAGGCGTTCGGCGAGCCCGACATCCTCGTCAACAGCGCCGGGATCAACCTGCGTCCGCCGATGAACGAACTGGGCGAGGACGTGTGGGACGCCACGATGGCCGTGAACCTGGAGGCGCCCTTCCTGCTGGGCCAGCGCTTCGGGCCCGGCATGGCCGAGCGGGGCTTCGGACGGATCATCCACATCACGTCCCAGCAGGCACACCGGGCGTTCGTCCGCAGCGGCGCGTACGGGGTCTCCAAGGGGGCGCTGGAGTCACTGGCCCGCTCACAGGCCGAGGAGTGGTCACCGCACGGCGTCACCTGCAACACCCTGGTCCCGGGCTTCGTCCCGACCCCGCTCAACACACGGTTGTCGTCCGACCCGGAGAAGGTGGCCGCGCTCGCCGCCCGCACCCTGGCCGGACGCAACGGCCTGGCCGACGACTTCGCCGGAGCCGCAGTGTTCCTGGCCGGCCGCTCCTCCGGCTACATCACCGGTCAGGCGATCTTCGTCGACGGCGGCTTCTCCGTCCACTAG
- a CDS encoding HipA family kinase, whose translation MLKEVSATRYIAPLREGGSLPGLVEADDRGMYVLKFTGAGQGRKTLVAEVVCGELARRLGLRVPNLVTVDLDPVLGLGEPDEQVQQLIKSSGGTNLGMDFLTRAIGFDPLAFEVDPEEAGRIVWFDALVNNVDRSWRNPNLLMWHGELWLIDHGATMIWHHHWPGARTSAAKPYDAADHALARFGPDVAAAAADLVPLVTEELLAEVTAEIPDVWLADEPGFASPDALRRAYAEPLLARAAGIHERIEGIK comes from the coding sequence ATGCTCAAGGAAGTCAGCGCGACCCGGTACATCGCGCCGTTGCGCGAGGGCGGCTCGTTGCCCGGACTCGTCGAGGCCGACGACCGAGGGATGTACGTCCTGAAGTTCACCGGCGCGGGTCAGGGCCGCAAGACGCTGGTCGCGGAGGTCGTCTGCGGCGAGCTGGCCCGGCGGCTCGGACTGCGTGTCCCGAACCTCGTGACCGTCGACCTCGACCCCGTGCTGGGCCTCGGTGAACCCGACGAGCAGGTGCAGCAGCTGATCAAGTCCAGCGGCGGCACCAACCTCGGCATGGACTTCCTGACGCGCGCGATCGGCTTCGACCCGCTCGCCTTCGAGGTGGATCCCGAAGAGGCCGGGCGGATCGTCTGGTTCGACGCGCTGGTCAACAACGTCGACCGCTCCTGGCGCAACCCGAACCTGCTGATGTGGCACGGCGAGCTGTGGCTCATCGACCACGGCGCCACCATGATCTGGCACCACCACTGGCCCGGCGCCCGCACCTCCGCCGCCAAGCCGTACGACGCCGCCGATCACGCCCTCGCGCGCTTCGGCCCCGATGTCGCCGCGGCCGCCGCCGACCTCGTGCCCCTGGTCACCGAGGAGCTGCTCGCCGAGGTGACCGCCGAGATCCCGGACGTCTGGCTGGCGGACGAGCCGGGCTTCGCGTCGCCGGACGCGCTGCGGCGGGCGTACGCGGAGCCGCTGCTCGCACGGGCCGCCGGCATTCACGAACGCATCGAGGGGATCAAGTGA
- a CDS encoding pyridoxamine 5'-phosphate oxidase family protein, whose amino-acid sequence MTVTQRRGRRIMMEPAELDAFLSAQRTCRVATVSSDGAPHVSPLWFVWDGTSLWLYSITRSRRWSTLRRDPRVAVVVDAGEEYGELRGVELSGTVEFVGEAPRTGEPNPELAEVERLFARKNFGIDEIPHDGRHAWLRLTPDAVASWDFRKLGSL is encoded by the coding sequence ATGACCGTCACTCAGCGCCGGGGCCGGAGGATCATGATGGAGCCCGCCGAACTCGACGCCTTCCTGAGCGCTCAGCGGACCTGCCGGGTCGCGACGGTCTCCTCCGACGGGGCCCCGCACGTCAGCCCGCTCTGGTTCGTCTGGGACGGCACCTCGCTCTGGCTGTACTCGATCACCCGTAGCAGACGCTGGTCCACGCTGCGCCGCGATCCACGCGTCGCCGTCGTGGTCGACGCGGGCGAGGAGTACGGCGAACTGCGCGGCGTCGAACTGTCCGGCACCGTCGAATTCGTCGGCGAGGCACCGCGTACGGGCGAGCCGAACCCCGAACTCGCCGAGGTGGAGCGGTTGTTCGCCCGTAAGAACTTCGGGATCGACGAGATACCGCACGACGGCAGACACGCCTGGCTGCGACTGACACCGGACGCGGTCGCGTCCTGGGACTTCCGCAAGCTGGGGTCGCTGTGA
- a CDS encoding pyridoxamine 5'-phosphate oxidase family protein, which yields MPGPQQPTTPQPDAYTATDRTVPTRAAQKASYDKELVHSILDEGYVCHLGFVRDGAPVVLPTLYGRVGETLYVHGSTGSRPLRMTGQADPGLPVCLTVTHVDALILARSGFHHSINYRSVVVHGTAHQVTDPEERRIALDALVDHVVPGRSRDSRPANPKEFAATAVIRLDLNEVSAKTRTGGVNDEPEDLTLRHWAGVVPLRKGYETPIPDPDLAPGTELPDYLRALQR from the coding sequence ATGCCGGGGCCTCAGCAGCCGACGACACCGCAGCCCGACGCCTACACCGCCACCGACCGCACCGTCCCGACCCGGGCCGCGCAGAAGGCCTCGTACGACAAGGAGTTGGTGCATTCGATACTCGACGAGGGATACGTCTGCCACCTCGGCTTCGTCCGCGACGGCGCCCCGGTGGTACTGCCCACGCTGTACGGGCGGGTCGGCGAGACGCTCTACGTGCACGGCTCGACGGGCTCGCGCCCGCTGCGGATGACGGGCCAGGCCGACCCGGGGCTCCCCGTCTGCCTGACGGTCACGCACGTGGACGCACTGATCCTGGCCCGCTCCGGCTTCCACCACTCGATCAACTACCGCTCGGTGGTGGTGCACGGCACGGCGCATCAGGTCACCGACCCCGAGGAGCGGCGCATCGCGCTGGACGCCCTCGTGGACCACGTCGTCCCGGGCCGCTCGCGGGACTCCCGCCCCGCCAACCCCAAGGAGTTCGCCGCCACCGCCGTGATCCGCCTCGACCTGAACGAGGTCTCGGCCAAGACCCGCACCGGCGGCGTCAACGACGAGCCCGAGGACCTCACCCTCCGCCACTGGGCCGGCGTCGTCCCCCTCCGCAAGGGCTACGAGACCCCGATCCCGGACCCGGACCTGGCCCCCGGCACCGAACTCCCCGACTACCTGAGGGCGCTGCAGCGCTGA
- a CDS encoding type II toxin-antitoxin system Rv0910 family toxin, translating into MADVSAEARIEAPAEQVWARLVDWSAYGEWNTTHTGFPKGGPETLEVGGTFQENLKLMGFPAEVEWTIAELEPARTLAIQGKGPMAVDLATRYTLTPDGDATTVRIDGRFTGAAVSLMAGRLKDSATAALGESLRKLGGLVT; encoded by the coding sequence ATGGCCGATGTCAGCGCCGAGGCACGCATCGAGGCACCCGCCGAGCAGGTCTGGGCCCGGCTCGTCGACTGGTCCGCGTACGGCGAGTGGAACACCACCCACACCGGCTTCCCGAAGGGCGGCCCGGAGACCCTCGAAGTGGGCGGCACCTTCCAGGAGAACCTGAAGCTCATGGGCTTCCCGGCGGAGGTCGAGTGGACCATCGCCGAACTGGAGCCCGCCCGCACTCTGGCCATTCAGGGCAAGGGCCCGATGGCCGTGGACCTCGCCACCCGCTACACCCTCACCCCCGACGGCGACGCCACCACGGTCCGCATCGACGGCCGGTTCACCGGCGCGGCCGTCTCCCTGATGGCGGGCAGGCTCAAGGACTCCGCCACGGCGGCGCTGGGCGAGTCGCTGCGCAAGCTGGGCGGCCTGGTGACGTAA
- a CDS encoding PadR family transcriptional regulator, translating into MRSRGQDFGFERGHGRRGGEHPRGRGDGEALRAAFGSFGPGHGGPGPFGPFGGGPWGGRGGPRGRARRGDVRASILALLKDRPMHGYEMIQEIAERSGGAWKPSPGSVYPTLQLLEDEGLIASETEGGKKLFALTEAGRTAAEDGPEAPWEEASRGVDWEALSEIRQAGFGLMEAFGQVWKTGDKDQRDKALAVINEARKKLYLILADED; encoded by the coding sequence ATGCGTTCCCGTGGACAGGACTTCGGATTCGAGCGTGGACATGGACGCCGTGGTGGGGAGCACCCCCGCGGCCGAGGTGACGGCGAGGCGCTGCGCGCCGCCTTCGGGTCCTTCGGGCCGGGCCATGGTGGTCCCGGGCCGTTCGGACCCTTCGGTGGGGGCCCCTGGGGTGGGCGCGGCGGACCCAGGGGGAGGGCGCGGCGTGGTGACGTACGCGCGTCGATCCTGGCTCTCCTCAAGGACAGGCCCATGCACGGCTACGAGATGATCCAGGAGATCGCCGAGCGCAGCGGCGGGGCGTGGAAGCCCAGCCCCGGCTCGGTGTACCCCACCCTCCAGCTGCTGGAGGACGAGGGGCTGATCGCCAGTGAGACCGAGGGCGGCAAGAAGCTGTTCGCGCTCACCGAGGCAGGCCGCACCGCGGCCGAAGACGGACCCGAGGCCCCCTGGGAGGAGGCCTCGCGCGGGGTCGACTGGGAGGCGCTGAGCGAGATCCGGCAGGCCGGCTTCGGTCTGATGGAGGCGTTCGGCCAGGTCTGGAAGACCGGCGACAAGGACCAGCGCGACAAGGCGCTGGCGGTGATCAACGAGGCCCGCAAGAAGCTGTATCTGATCCTCGCCGACGAGGACTGA
- a CDS encoding DUF3037 domain-containing protein, with product MSDRFLGTGATGQDVYEYALLRIVPRMERGECFNAGVLVYSRSRALVAARTHLDEAKLLALDPGADVVGVRAALRAVEGVCAGGEAAGQAARDDAGRRFRWLVAPRSTVVQAGPVHTGLTADPAAEAERLLDLLVK from the coding sequence GTGAGCGACCGATTCCTGGGGACCGGGGCGACCGGGCAGGACGTCTACGAGTACGCGCTGCTGCGGATCGTGCCCCGGATGGAGCGCGGCGAGTGCTTCAACGCGGGCGTCCTCGTGTACAGCCGCTCCCGGGCCCTCGTGGCGGCCCGCACGCACCTCGACGAGGCCAAGCTGCTCGCCCTGGACCCCGGGGCGGACGTGGTGGGCGTACGCGCCGCGCTGCGCGCCGTGGAGGGCGTGTGCGCCGGGGGAGAGGCGGCCGGGCAGGCCGCCCGCGACGACGCCGGGCGGCGCTTCCGGTGGCTCGTCGCGCCGCGCTCCACCGTCGTCCAGGCCGGACCCGTGCACACTGGGCTCACGGCGGATCCGGCGGCGGAGGCCGAGCGGCTGCTCGACCTGCTGGTGAAATGA
- a CDS encoding DMT family transporter — MTTATTARASVRVPDRPRSTVDWRLRFAFLSLVWGFSFLLIKVGTAAYAPFQVTFGRLLFGALVLAAAMAVKRERLPRGARTWAHLTVAAFLLNALPFSLFAYAELTIPSTLAGICNATSPLWGMALSLVALSEDRPTRVRVAGLGLGFLGVLTVLGAWQGFNGLDAGGTAMALLASLSYPIGWIYVRRTLAGTTDSHLSLTGAQLLLATAQLALVTPLFTTLPSSFPVLPLLAVVALGALGTGVAMLVQYGLVSEVGPTTAQMVTYFIPVIATAAGVALLGESLAWSTPVGAAIVLAGAALTQARPRK, encoded by the coding sequence ATGACCACCGCCACGACCGCCCGAGCCTCCGTCCGTGTCCCCGACCGCCCTCGCTCCACCGTCGACTGGCGGTTGCGCTTCGCCTTCCTCTCCCTCGTCTGGGGCTTCAGCTTCCTTCTGATCAAGGTGGGCACGGCGGCCTACGCCCCCTTCCAGGTCACCTTCGGGCGGCTGCTGTTCGGCGCGCTGGTCCTCGCGGCGGCGATGGCGGTGAAGCGGGAGCGGCTGCCGCGCGGCGCCCGCACCTGGGCGCACCTCACGGTGGCGGCCTTTCTCCTCAACGCGCTGCCGTTCTCGCTCTTCGCCTACGCGGAGCTGACAATCCCCTCGACGCTGGCGGGCATCTGCAACGCGACCTCACCCCTGTGGGGCATGGCCCTCTCCCTGGTCGCCCTCTCCGAGGACCGCCCGACCCGGGTGCGGGTCGCCGGTCTCGGTCTCGGCTTCCTCGGTGTGCTCACCGTGCTCGGAGCCTGGCAGGGCTTCAACGGCCTGGACGCCGGCGGCACCGCGATGGCCCTGCTGGCCTCCCTCAGCTACCCGATCGGCTGGATCTACGTCCGCCGCACCCTGGCCGGCACCACCGACTCGCACCTCTCCCTCACCGGCGCCCAACTCCTGCTGGCCACCGCCCAACTGGCCTTGGTCACCCCGCTGTTCACGACCCTGCCGAGCAGCTTCCCCGTCCTGCCGCTTCTCGCGGTCGTCGCCCTGGGCGCCCTCGGCACGGGTGTCGCCATGCTCGTCCAGTACGGCCTCGTCTCCGAGGTCGGCCCCACGACCGCCCAGATGGTCACCTACTTCATCCCGGTCATCGCCACGGCCGCCGGCGTCGCGCTCCTCGGCGAGTCCCTGGCCTGGTCGACCCCGGTCGGCGCGGCGATCGTCCTGGCGGGCGCGGCACTGACGCAGGCCAGGCCGCGTAAATGA
- a CDS encoding Rieske (2Fe-2S) protein: MISETNKPASIPGRRTVMAAAGVAGLAVALTACGSEDDASSSSTPDSQAGGSASSEATSGGDSAGGAEIAKTSDIPEGGGKIFESEGVVVTQPEAGTYKAFSSTCTHRGCAVKSISDGVINCPCHNSNFSIADGSVQSGPATKALPAKKVSVSGESITLA; this comes from the coding sequence ATGATCAGCGAAACGAACAAACCCGCTTCGATCCCGGGCCGGCGCACCGTCATGGCGGCGGCCGGTGTCGCGGGCCTCGCCGTCGCGCTGACCGCGTGCGGGTCGGAGGACGACGCGTCGAGTTCGTCCACGCCCGACTCCCAGGCCGGCGGCAGCGCGAGCAGCGAGGCGACCAGCGGCGGTGACAGCGCCGGCGGCGCCGAGATCGCCAAGACCTCGGACATCCCCGAGGGCGGCGGCAAGATCTTCGAGAGCGAGGGCGTCGTCGTCACCCAGCCCGAGGCGGGCACCTACAAGGCGTTCTCCTCCACGTGCACCCACCGGGGGTGCGCGGTGAAGTCGATCTCCGACGGCGTGATCAACTGCCCCTGTCACAACAGCAACTTCTCGATCGCCGACGGCAGCGTGCAGAGCGGCCCCGCGACCAAGGCCCTGCCCGCCAAGAAAGTCAGCGTCTCCGGTGAGTCGATCACGCTGGCCTGA
- a CDS encoding peptidase, with product MTRAGGTDEVEDVRPRIPRQSAVDHGPNHVEIEGRLTDELASVVAGARRRALRDGDRQIDTAHLLHTLLESDPEVRAVFDGPQVARLLGYLVQRSIGYGLRWQIGIEDAGAVPGVPGTPGWSPVAARAMTQAYDRAVRRGEWLAHGIDLLAVLVGAAGSRAVEVLGNVGVEAGVVARRIARTGEGYVVDGDGGR from the coding sequence ATGACCCGGGCCGGTGGGACTGATGAGGTGGAGGACGTGCGACCCCGTATTCCCCGGCAGTCAGCCGTAGACCATGGTCCGAACCATGTGGAGATCGAGGGCAGGCTCACCGATGAGCTGGCCTCGGTGGTCGCCGGTGCGCGCAGACGGGCGCTCCGCGACGGGGACCGGCAGATCGACACGGCCCATCTGCTGCACACGCTCCTGGAGTCCGACCCCGAGGTCCGCGCCGTCTTCGACGGCCCGCAGGTCGCCCGGCTGCTCGGCTATCTGGTGCAGCGGAGCATCGGCTACGGGCTGCGCTGGCAGATCGGGATCGAGGACGCCGGTGCCGTACCGGGCGTGCCGGGCACGCCCGGGTGGTCGCCGGTGGCGGCCCGGGCGATGACCCAGGCGTACGACCGCGCCGTGCGGCGGGGCGAGTGGCTGGCCCACGGCATCGACCTGCTCGCGGTGCTGGTCGGGGCTGCCGGGTCGCGGGCCGTGGAGGTGCTGGGCAACGTGGGTGTCGAGGCGGGAGTCGTGGCGCGGCGGATCGCGAGGACGGGCGAGGGGTACGTGGTGGATGGGGACGGGGGCCGCTGA
- a CDS encoding LysR family transcriptional regulator, with protein MLNLERLRTLDALARHGSVSGAADGLHVTTSAVSQQMAKLEREVGQRLLAKNGRGVRLTDAGRLLADHAARILSQVELAQSDLEAQRGQVVGELRLAAFPTAVRGLFPAVFRALRDDHPALRVRSRELEPELAINAVIRGDVDLAVVLDWYNKPLPVPEGLARAAILDDPVEVALPEDHPLAGRDEIDLRELAEEPWVAWPEGEFCHEWLLYTLRANGIEPHIAHRAGEHHTQLALVASGLGVCIAPRLGRDPMPAGVRTVPVRHRVHRSVYAVWRADADRRPSIRAAVESLRVAGAACGAPG; from the coding sequence ATGTTGAACCTGGAGCGCCTGCGCACCCTCGACGCCCTCGCCCGGCACGGTTCGGTCAGCGGGGCGGCCGACGGGCTGCATGTGACGACCTCGGCCGTCTCGCAGCAGATGGCCAAGCTGGAGCGGGAGGTGGGGCAGCGGCTCCTCGCCAAGAACGGGCGGGGCGTACGCCTCACCGACGCGGGGCGGCTGCTCGCCGACCATGCCGCGCGGATCCTGTCCCAGGTCGAGCTGGCGCAGTCGGACCTGGAGGCACAGCGGGGGCAGGTCGTCGGCGAGCTGCGGCTGGCCGCCTTCCCGACCGCCGTCCGGGGACTGTTTCCCGCCGTCTTCCGCGCGCTGCGGGACGACCACCCGGCGCTGCGCGTGCGCTCGCGGGAGCTCGAACCGGAACTCGCGATCAACGCGGTGATCCGGGGCGACGTCGACCTGGCCGTCGTCCTCGACTGGTACAACAAGCCGCTGCCCGTGCCCGAGGGGCTCGCCCGGGCGGCGATCCTCGACGACCCGGTGGAGGTGGCGCTGCCCGAGGACCACCCGCTCGCCGGCCGGGACGAGATCGACCTGCGGGAGCTGGCCGAGGAGCCGTGGGTGGCCTGGCCCGAGGGCGAGTTCTGCCACGAATGGCTGCTCTATACGCTGCGCGCCAACGGCATCGAGCCCCACATCGCCCACCGGGCCGGCGAACATCACACCCAACTCGCGCTGGTGGCCTCCGGGTTGGGCGTCTGCATCGCGCCCCGGCTCGGCCGCGACCCGATGCCCGCCGGTGTGCGGACGGTGCCGGTGCGGCACCGGGTCCACCGCAGTGTCTACGCGGTGTGGCGTGCGGACGCCGACCGGAGGCCGTCGATCAGGGCGGCGGTGGAGTCGCTCAGGGTGGCCGGGGCCGCGTGCGGGGCGCCGGGCTGA